A genomic window from Rhodococcus sp. KBS0724 includes:
- a CDS encoding glutamate ABC transporter substrate-binding protein → MSGGSRVRACVAVGAAALLLVACGGNRNEDLTPSTATSYTQPPLPAEATIAPSPTPTTPTDCGDPTASLRPVPADANPRPPQPSVDKIRERGRLIVGLDTGSNLMSFRDPATGRLEGFDVDIAREVARDLLGDPEKIEYRILTSNERIEALQNSTVDIVVKTMSITCERREKIEFSSEYFNALQRILVVRGSDIRGIDDLADKRVCVANGTTSLSRIQKLQPAATVVTVPMWSDCLVVLQQGQVDAISTDDTILAGLASQDPYLDMVGSSLGIEPYGIGINIGNTDLVRFVNGTLDRIRADGTWNNLYNRWLTMLGPTPGPPPAAYRD, encoded by the coding sequence GTGAGTGGCGGATCGAGAGTGCGTGCGTGTGTTGCGGTGGGTGCGGCAGCGTTACTCCTGGTTGCGTGCGGCGGAAATCGCAACGAGGATCTGACGCCGTCCACTGCCACGTCCTACACGCAGCCGCCGCTGCCGGCCGAAGCGACCATCGCGCCAAGCCCTACCCCCACAACACCGACCGACTGTGGAGATCCGACGGCCAGCCTGCGCCCGGTCCCTGCCGACGCGAATCCTCGCCCGCCGCAGCCGAGCGTCGACAAGATTCGCGAACGTGGCCGCCTCATCGTCGGACTCGACACCGGAAGCAACCTCATGAGCTTCCGCGACCCCGCGACGGGACGCCTCGAGGGTTTCGACGTCGACATAGCGCGTGAAGTTGCCCGCGATCTCCTCGGCGATCCGGAGAAGATCGAGTATCGCATCCTGACGTCCAACGAGCGGATCGAAGCACTCCAGAATTCCACCGTTGATATCGTCGTCAAGACCATGTCCATCACGTGCGAACGCCGGGAAAAAATCGAGTTCTCCAGCGAATACTTCAATGCCCTCCAACGCATTCTGGTCGTACGGGGATCCGATATTCGCGGTATCGACGATCTGGCCGACAAACGTGTCTGCGTCGCGAACGGGACGACGTCACTGAGCCGCATCCAGAAACTTCAACCGGCGGCCACGGTTGTCACGGTCCCCATGTGGTCGGATTGCCTTGTCGTACTTCAGCAAGGGCAAGTCGACGCAATCAGCACCGACGACACCATCCTCGCCGGCCTGGCCTCGCAGGACCCGTATCTCGACATGGTCGGCAGTTCGTTGGGCATCGAACCGTACGGAATCGGTATCAACATCGGCAACACCGATCTGGTCCGTTTCGTGAACGGCACCCTGGACCGGATCCGCGCCGACGGCACCTGGAACAATCTCTACAACCGTTGGCTCACCATGCTCGGACCGACTCCAGGTCCCCCACCGGCCGCATATCGGGATTGA
- a CDS encoding serine/threonine-protein kinase, translating to MTESRDPKDEDPADAESEHAATQAAPRFEPDFTAATARPEQTSAQLRGSVPSAVSTPTGRSTRSRRSRSTRKLRLGGGLVEVPPVPHVDPASAVMSDATVPERKRFCWKCGEPVGRKAAGTSARQSGVCPKCGSTFDFRPLLEEGELVSGQYEVQGPIAHGGLGWIYLAIDRNVSDRWVVLKGLLHFGDSEAQAVAVAERQFLAEVAHPSIVKIFNFVEHPRPDGTPMGYIVMEYVGGRSLREVLATFPDGRHMPIEQAIGYILEILPALSYLHSTGLAYNDLKPENIMVTEDQLKLIDLGAVSGIEDYGYLYGTAGYQAPEIIETGPTVASDIFTVGRTLAVLTLDMPSKHGRYIDGLPDPADEPVLREYEFFHRLLLRATDPDPKKRFQSADEIGGQLVGVLREVLAQQSGQENPGLSLVFSRQRTSFGTDDLVAQTDVYVDGISRDTGLDPVEVAHALPIPLVDPADPSAPLLAAAVHSEPSQTLDALRRAREGGIDRVASATEVAFSGEFRLAEAKAHLDLGDPDAAHTILDELHSTIGDHWKIEWYRGLVGLQQSAFESAFTHFESVLTALPGELAPKLALAATAELVLQQWDSEDPDQWCRFASKFYRTVWRTDHNYVSAAFGLARQLAERGDTAAAVTALDEVPTSSRHYNVARMTSVLTMLSSTEIANLDESTLREAARRVRALPADEGRCLQMRTLVLGTALDWIKAGNRAHDELEPILDLPFTEHGLRTGAELCLRTLARTTVSRTHRYALVDLANSVRPHSNF from the coding sequence ATGACTGAATCTCGAGACCCGAAGGACGAGGATCCGGCCGACGCCGAGTCCGAACATGCTGCTACACAGGCGGCGCCGCGATTCGAGCCGGATTTCACCGCAGCCACTGCCCGTCCCGAACAGACGTCCGCCCAGTTGCGCGGCTCCGTTCCGTCCGCAGTATCGACGCCGACAGGTCGGTCCACTCGTTCCCGACGCTCGCGCTCGACTCGCAAACTCCGTCTGGGCGGCGGACTGGTCGAAGTTCCCCCGGTTCCCCACGTCGACCCGGCGTCGGCGGTCATGAGCGATGCGACGGTCCCCGAACGCAAACGTTTCTGTTGGAAGTGCGGAGAACCAGTGGGCCGCAAAGCGGCCGGTACGTCGGCACGTCAGAGCGGCGTGTGCCCCAAATGTGGTTCGACGTTCGACTTCCGCCCATTGCTCGAAGAAGGCGAACTGGTTTCCGGTCAATACGAGGTGCAGGGGCCGATAGCGCACGGCGGACTCGGCTGGATTTATCTTGCGATCGACCGCAATGTCAGCGACCGATGGGTAGTCCTGAAGGGACTCTTGCACTTCGGTGATTCCGAGGCTCAGGCCGTCGCGGTTGCGGAGCGTCAGTTCCTGGCAGAAGTAGCGCACCCCAGCATCGTCAAGATTTTCAACTTCGTCGAGCATCCTCGCCCCGACGGCACCCCCATGGGCTACATCGTCATGGAATACGTCGGTGGGCGATCGCTCCGAGAAGTGCTCGCCACGTTCCCCGACGGCCGGCACATGCCGATCGAGCAGGCGATCGGGTACATCCTGGAAATCCTTCCCGCCCTGAGTTATCTGCACTCCACCGGCCTGGCGTACAACGACCTCAAACCCGAGAACATCATGGTCACCGAGGACCAGTTGAAACTCATCGACCTCGGCGCCGTGTCGGGAATCGAGGATTACGGATACCTGTACGGCACAGCGGGTTACCAGGCTCCCGAGATCATCGAGACGGGGCCGACCGTGGCATCCGACATCTTCACCGTCGGCCGCACACTGGCCGTGCTCACACTCGACATGCCGTCCAAGCACGGTCGCTACATCGACGGGCTCCCCGATCCCGCCGACGAGCCGGTGCTGCGAGAGTACGAGTTCTTTCACCGTCTGCTCCTGCGTGCCACCGATCCGGATCCGAAGAAGCGATTCCAGTCTGCGGACGAGATCGGCGGCCAACTTGTCGGTGTCCTCCGCGAAGTGCTGGCTCAGCAGAGCGGGCAGGAAAACCCGGGGCTCTCCCTCGTATTCAGTAGACAGCGAACCTCTTTCGGTACCGATGATCTGGTTGCGCAGACCGACGTGTACGTCGACGGCATTTCCCGCGATACCGGACTCGATCCGGTCGAGGTTGCGCATGCGCTTCCCATCCCGTTGGTCGACCCCGCCGATCCGAGCGCGCCGTTGTTGGCCGCGGCCGTCCACAGTGAACCGTCCCAGACCCTCGACGCACTCCGCCGAGCCCGCGAAGGTGGAATCGATCGAGTTGCCTCGGCAACCGAGGTGGCGTTTTCCGGAGAGTTCAGACTGGCCGAAGCCAAAGCGCATCTGGATCTGGGTGACCCGGATGCCGCGCACACGATACTCGACGAGCTGCATTCCACCATCGGTGATCATTGGAAGATCGAGTGGTACCGCGGTCTGGTGGGGTTGCAGCAGAGCGCATTCGAATCGGCTTTCACCCATTTCGAATCGGTTCTTACGGCCCTGCCTGGCGAGCTTGCACCCAAACTTGCACTTGCGGCAACCGCCGAACTGGTACTGCAACAATGGGATTCCGAGGATCCCGATCAATGGTGTCGCTTCGCCAGTAAGTTCTACCGCACGGTATGGCGGACCGATCACAACTACGTCAGCGCGGCATTCGGTTTGGCTCGCCAACTCGCCGAACGCGGCGACACCGCTGCCGCTGTCACAGCGCTGGACGAAGTCCCCACCAGCTCACGCCATTACAACGTTGCCCGCATGACCAGCGTGCTGACGATGCTCTCCAGCACCGAGATTGCGAACCTCGACGAATCGACTCTCCGAGAAGCAGCCAGACGCGTCCGTGCCCTGCCGGCCGACGAGGGGCGCTGTCTACAGATGCGGACCCTGGTGCTGGGTACGGCACTGGACTGGATCAAGGCGGGAAACCGAGCCCACGACGAACTCGAACCGATCCTCGATCTGCCCTTCACCGAGCATGGTTTACGCACCGGCGCCGAACTGTGCCTACGGACCTTGGCCCGCACCACCGTCTCTCGAACGCATCGCTACGCGCTGGTCGACCTCGCGAACAGCGTTCGCCCGCACAGTAATTTCTAG
- a CDS encoding acetate kinase — MSDGTVLVINSGSSSIKFQLVHPDTAELVAHGLIERIGESDGHIVYNHRTGTENRNLFIPDHRAGLKMVLEIVAEVGRPLSEAGVIAVGHRVVHGGNVFYAPTLIDDSVVKAIADLSTLAPLHNPANAIGIEVAREELPDVPHVAVFDTAFFHTLPAAASTYAIDRDVAEANQIRRYGFHGTSHEYVSGRVAEFLGKDPAELNQIVLHLGNGASASAIKGGKAIDTTMGLTPLEGLVMGTRSGDIDPGIILHLNRNSGMKVDEIDDLLNRRSGLKGLSGVNDFRALLELIAAGDEHAKLAYDVYIHMLRKYIGAFIVQLGGVDVITFTGGVGENNIDVRRDSLAGLGRLGIEVDAALNEAKSRDERRISSAESEVTVLVVPTNEELAIARAAQEFVTAR, encoded by the coding sequence ATGAGCGACGGCACCGTACTGGTCATCAATTCCGGTTCCTCGTCCATCAAATTTCAACTCGTACACCCCGATACGGCGGAGTTGGTGGCACACGGACTCATCGAGCGCATCGGTGAATCGGACGGTCATATCGTCTACAACCACCGCACCGGAACCGAGAACCGCAACCTGTTCATTCCCGACCATCGCGCCGGACTGAAGATGGTTCTCGAGATTGTCGCCGAAGTGGGGCGGCCGCTGAGCGAGGCCGGCGTCATCGCTGTCGGGCACCGGGTCGTGCACGGCGGGAACGTCTTCTACGCGCCGACGCTGATCGACGATTCCGTTGTCAAGGCCATCGCCGATCTCTCGACTCTTGCGCCACTGCACAATCCGGCAAACGCGATCGGCATCGAGGTGGCGCGTGAAGAATTACCCGACGTGCCGCACGTCGCCGTGTTCGACACCGCGTTCTTCCACACTCTTCCCGCGGCCGCGTCGACGTACGCAATCGACCGGGACGTTGCCGAAGCCAACCAGATTCGGCGATACGGATTCCACGGCACGTCCCACGAATACGTATCCGGCCGGGTCGCGGAGTTCCTCGGCAAGGATCCGGCGGAGCTGAATCAGATTGTCCTGCACCTGGGCAATGGCGCGTCGGCGTCGGCGATCAAGGGTGGCAAGGCAATCGACACCACGATGGGTCTCACCCCGCTAGAGGGCCTGGTCATGGGAACTCGCAGCGGAGACATCGACCCCGGCATCATCTTGCACCTCAACCGGAACTCGGGCATGAAGGTCGACGAGATCGACGACCTTCTCAACCGCCGCTCCGGACTGAAGGGCCTCTCGGGTGTCAACGACTTCCGGGCGCTGCTCGAGCTGATCGCCGCCGGAGACGAGCACGCGAAACTCGCGTACGACGTCTACATTCACATGCTGCGAAAGTACATCGGCGCCTTCATCGTTCAACTGGGCGGCGTTGACGTCATCACCTTCACCGGTGGAGTGGGTGAGAACAACATCGACGTCCGGCGCGACAGCCTCGCCGGCCTCGGGCGCCTGGGCATCGAGGTCGACGCCGCACTCAACGAGGCGAAGAGTCGCGACGAGCGTCGGATCTCCAGCGCGGAATCTGAGGTGACCGTGCTGGTTGTTCCGACCAACGAGGAGTTGGCCATCGCGCGAGCGGCCCAGGAGTTCGTGACGGCGCGCTAG
- the pta gene encoding phosphate acetyltransferase, whose amino-acid sequence MSSAPAPVSSVYIASPEGDTGKSTIALGVMQMLCATVARVGVFRPIARSTAETDYILELLLEHTTAELSYEDALGVTYEQVHEDPEAALADIVAKYHEVAERSDAVVIIGSDYTDIASPSELGFNARIAANLGSPVLLALRGARRTTAEIVQLAQLCASELSSNHAHLLAVVANRCDPATLDDVNAALSGLGVPTWSLPEIPLLISPTMAELMEATNGEFYSGDSELLHREALKVMVGGMTAEHILERLTEGMVVIAPGDRSDVLLALMNAHEAEGFPSLAGIIMNGGITPHPAIAALMAGLKQRLPILTTTLGTFDTASAAAQTRGRVAVGSQRKVDTALSLMERHVDAETLLGRMALPIPSVMTPQMFEYKLIDRAREDRKHIVLPEGGDDRILRAAGRVLQRQIADLTILGDEASVRRRAGELGVDLSAARILAPAQSEYTERFAQEYTAIRAHKGMTVERAREVIADISYFGTMMVHLGIADGMVSGAAHTTAHTIRPSFEIIKTAPGVSTVSSIFLMCLADRVLAYGDCAVVPDPSAQQLADIAISSAQTASQFGIDPRIAMLSYSTGDSGSGADVDKVRAATALVRERRPDLLVEGPIQYDAAVEQSVADKKLPDSLVAGKATVFVFPDLNTGNNTYKAVQRSAGAIAVGPVLQGLNKPVNDLSRGALVQDIVNTVAITAIQAQGAQA is encoded by the coding sequence ATGTCCAGCGCGCCTGCACCCGTGTCGAGTGTCTACATCGCTTCTCCCGAAGGTGATACCGGAAAGTCCACCATTGCATTGGGCGTGATGCAGATGTTGTGCGCGACGGTCGCTCGCGTCGGCGTCTTCCGCCCCATCGCCCGGTCGACTGCGGAGACCGACTACATCCTCGAATTGCTGTTAGAGCACACCACCGCGGAATTGTCGTACGAGGACGCTCTCGGCGTCACGTACGAGCAGGTGCACGAAGACCCGGAGGCGGCGCTCGCGGACATCGTCGCGAAGTACCACGAGGTGGCCGAGCGCAGCGATGCCGTCGTGATCATCGGCAGCGACTACACGGATATCGCGAGTCCCAGCGAGTTGGGTTTCAACGCCCGCATCGCCGCAAATCTGGGTTCCCCGGTGTTGTTGGCACTGCGGGGCGCTCGCCGCACCACTGCGGAGATAGTTCAGCTGGCCCAACTGTGTGCATCCGAATTGTCCTCGAACCACGCACATCTGCTGGCCGTGGTTGCCAATCGCTGTGACCCCGCCACACTCGACGACGTGAACGCCGCGTTGTCCGGACTGGGTGTTCCCACGTGGAGCCTGCCGGAGATTCCGCTCCTCATCTCGCCCACGATGGCCGAGTTGATGGAGGCCACCAATGGCGAATTCTATTCGGGTGATTCCGAATTGCTGCACCGCGAAGCACTGAAGGTGATGGTGGGCGGGATGACCGCCGAACATATTCTCGAGCGGCTCACCGAGGGAATGGTGGTGATCGCCCCCGGTGATCGCTCCGACGTTCTGCTGGCATTGATGAATGCACATGAAGCAGAAGGGTTTCCGTCTTTGGCCGGCATCATCATGAACGGTGGAATTACGCCGCATCCGGCGATCGCCGCCCTGATGGCCGGGCTCAAACAGCGACTGCCCATCCTGACGACAACACTCGGAACGTTCGACACCGCCAGTGCCGCAGCGCAAACGCGCGGCCGCGTCGCCGTCGGATCGCAGCGCAAGGTCGACACCGCGTTGAGTCTGATGGAACGTCATGTCGACGCCGAAACTCTGTTGGGCCGGATGGCCCTACCCATTCCGTCGGTCATGACGCCGCAGATGTTCGAGTACAAGCTGATCGACCGCGCCCGCGAAGACCGCAAGCACATCGTCCTGCCGGAAGGTGGCGACGACCGTATTCTGCGGGCCGCCGGTCGAGTTCTGCAGCGGCAGATTGCCGATCTCACCATTCTCGGCGACGAGGCGAGCGTGCGCCGACGGGCTGGTGAACTAGGCGTCGACCTCAGCGCAGCACGCATCCTGGCTCCGGCGCAATCCGAGTACACGGAACGATTTGCGCAGGAGTACACCGCGATTCGAGCCCACAAGGGCATGACGGTCGAACGGGCCCGCGAGGTGATCGCGGACATCTCGTACTTCGGAACCATGATGGTGCACTTGGGAATTGCCGACGGTATGGTCTCCGGTGCCGCGCACACCACCGCGCACACGATCCGGCCGTCGTTCGAGATCATCAAGACGGCGCCGGGTGTGTCGACGGTATCGAGCATTTTCCTGATGTGTCTGGCCGATCGGGTGCTGGCGTACGGCGATTGCGCCGTGGTCCCGGACCCCAGCGCACAGCAGTTGGCGGACATCGCTATCTCGTCCGCGCAGACTGCGAGCCAGTTCGGTATCGATCCGCGTATTGCGATGCTCTCGTACTCCACCGGGGATTCGGGCTCCGGCGCCGACGTCGACAAGGTGCGGGCCGCAACCGCTCTGGTGCGCGAGCGACGCCCGGACTTGTTGGTGGAAGGTCCCATTCAGTATGACGCCGCTGTCGAGCAGAGCGTGGCCGACAAGAAATTGCCGGATTCCCTGGTCGCAGGTAAGGCCACCGTATTCGTGTTCCCCGACCTCAACACGGGCAACAACACATACAAGGCAGTGCAACGCAGTGCCGGGGCGATTGCCGTCGGCCCTGTTCTGCAGGGGTTGAACAAACCCGTCAACGATCTCTCGCGCGGCGCGCTGGTTCAGGACATTGTCAACACAGTGGCTATCACGGCCATTCAGGCGCAGGGAGCGCAAGCATGA
- the fgd gene encoding glucose-6-phosphate dehydrogenase (coenzyme-F420), which produces MAQELKLGYKASAEQFGPRELVELAVLAEQHGMDSVAVSDHFQPWRHNGGHAPFSLAWMTAVGERTERVQIGTSVMTPTFRYNPAVIAQAFATMGCLYPGRIMLGVGSGEALNEIATGFQGEWPEFKERFARLRESVRLMRELWLGDRVDFEGEYFTTRGASIYDVPEGGIPVYIAAGGPVVARYAGRAGDGFICTSGKGMDLYTEKLLPAVAEGAAKAERDVAEIDKMIEIKISYDTDPDAALENTRFWAPLSLTPEQKHSIEDPIEMEAAADALPIEQVAKRWIVASDPDDAVEQVKAYVDAGLNHLVFHAPGHDQRRFLELFERDLAPRLRALG; this is translated from the coding sequence GTGGCGCAGGAGCTCAAGCTCGGATACAAGGCCTCGGCGGAGCAGTTCGGGCCTCGGGAGCTGGTGGAGCTGGCAGTTCTCGCCGAACAGCACGGCATGGATTCCGTTGCGGTCAGTGATCATTTCCAGCCGTGGCGACACAACGGTGGCCACGCACCCTTCTCCCTTGCCTGGATGACGGCGGTGGGTGAGCGGACCGAGCGCGTACAGATCGGCACGTCGGTGATGACTCCGACATTCCGCTACAACCCGGCTGTCATCGCGCAGGCATTTGCGACCATGGGTTGCCTGTACCCGGGACGCATCATGCTCGGTGTGGGCAGTGGTGAGGCGCTCAACGAGATCGCCACCGGATTCCAGGGCGAATGGCCGGAGTTCAAGGAACGCTTTGCGCGGCTGCGCGAGTCGGTTCGGTTGATGCGCGAGCTGTGGCTCGGTGACCGCGTCGACTTCGAGGGCGAGTACTTCACGACTCGTGGCGCGTCGATCTACGACGTCCCCGAAGGCGGTATCCCCGTGTACATCGCCGCGGGTGGTCCGGTTGTCGCACGGTACGCCGGCCGCGCCGGTGACGGTTTCATCTGCACGTCCGGCAAGGGCATGGATCTCTACACCGAGAAGCTGCTCCCGGCAGTGGCAGAAGGCGCTGCCAAGGCAGAGCGCGACGTCGCCGAGATCGACAAGATGATCGAGATCAAGATCAGCTACGACACCGATCCGGACGCTGCACTCGAGAACACCCGTTTCTGGGCGCCGCTCTCGCTCACCCCCGAGCAGAAGCACAGCATCGAAGATCCCATCGAAATGGAAGCAGCAGCCGACGCCCTTCCCATCGAGCAGGTCGCGAAGCGCTGGATCGTCGCGTCCGATCCCGACGACGCCGTCGAACAGGTCAAGGCCTACGTCGACGCCGGACTGAACCACCTCGTGTTCCATGCACCCGGCCATGATCAGCGTCGTTTCCTCGAACTGTTCGAGCGCGATCTGGCGCCGCGGTTGCGCGCACTGGGGTGA
- a CDS encoding YidH family protein — protein sequence MTDPNRPDERFTLASERTFLAWMRSSLALLAGGIAIVQLVPEWSTGWVRTTLGLVLIMLAAAAALVGMRRWLQVKKALEDGAPMPEPHALWLFALALAAVSVVAGVATIITSLAR from the coding sequence GTGACCGACCCCAATCGACCGGACGAACGATTTACTCTCGCCAGCGAGCGAACCTTTCTGGCGTGGATGCGAAGTTCGTTGGCGTTGTTGGCCGGTGGGATCGCGATAGTGCAGTTGGTTCCCGAATGGAGCACCGGGTGGGTGCGCACCACACTCGGACTTGTCCTGATCATGTTGGCAGCGGCGGCCGCACTCGTGGGGATGCGTCGGTGGTTGCAGGTGAAGAAAGCGCTCGAGGACGGCGCCCCGATGCCGGAACCGCACGCGCTCTGGCTGTTTGCCCTGGCCTTGGCCGCCGTTTCGGTTGTGGCCGGCGTGGCGACGATCATCACGAGCCTCGCCCGCTGA
- a CDS encoding RDD family protein, with product MAVSQNSGPAGIVTRGIAGAIDLGVVLVLMGSGYLAVAFVRLLFSPQTFTFSQPGVFLSTSAFITVSTVYLTACWATTGRTVGNVVMGLRVITSGHRLVRWPLALLRAISCVLFAFGLGWAVIDRRRRSLQDIVLRTTVVYDWRQDPDIVVTHEVEHL from the coding sequence GTGGCGGTATCCCAGAATTCCGGCCCGGCCGGAATTGTCACTCGCGGTATCGCCGGAGCAATCGACCTGGGCGTCGTACTTGTTCTCATGGGCAGCGGATACCTCGCCGTGGCGTTTGTGCGACTGCTGTTCTCGCCGCAGACGTTCACCTTCTCCCAGCCCGGGGTTTTCCTGTCCACCTCGGCGTTCATCACGGTCTCCACCGTGTACTTGACGGCGTGTTGGGCGACGACCGGCCGAACTGTCGGCAACGTGGTGATGGGGCTACGCGTCATCACGTCGGGGCATCGCCTCGTACGCTGGCCGCTGGCACTTCTCCGGGCCATCTCGTGTGTGCTCTTCGCCTTCGGCCTCGGCTGGGCGGTAATCGACCGGCGTCGGCGCTCGTTGCAGGACATAGTGCTGCGGACGACGGTGGTGTACGACTGGCGCCAGGATCCGGACATCGTCGTTACCCACGAAGTGGAGCACTTGTGA
- a CDS encoding alpha/beta hydrolase family protein: MAAVMVAGFLSLTAPTASAQSTVTRFDVYSPSMDRWISNDVISPAGGGPAPTFYLLTGVGGGEDGISWFNNTGVRDFFDDKHVNVVMPIGGKYSMYTDWNADDPVLGRNKWQTYLTQELPAAVNSRYNTTGVNALGGVSMAGGPVLDLAIQAPGLYRAVGSYSGCPRTVDGLGQTAVRSMVEVLGRGNVHNMWGRPGGPQWAAHDPLVNAEKLRGTQLFIATGNGIPGPVDGINSIPAIAGVIPGGVLEGITQLCTAALQGRFAQLGIPATFSYRPEGTHTWGLFEADMRASWPMIAGAIGA; this comes from the coding sequence ATGGCGGCGGTGATGGTCGCAGGTTTTCTGAGCCTGACTGCGCCCACCGCGTCCGCGCAGTCCACGGTCACCAGATTCGACGTCTATTCACCGTCGATGGACCGGTGGATCAGCAACGACGTCATCTCCCCCGCCGGCGGCGGACCGGCTCCCACGTTCTACCTGCTGACCGGGGTCGGCGGTGGTGAAGACGGGATCTCGTGGTTCAACAACACCGGGGTTCGCGATTTCTTCGACGACAAGCACGTCAACGTGGTGATGCCGATCGGCGGCAAGTACAGCATGTACACCGACTGGAATGCCGACGACCCGGTGCTCGGCCGCAACAAGTGGCAGACGTACCTGACACAGGAACTCCCCGCAGCGGTGAACTCTCGCTACAACACGACCGGAGTGAACGCTCTCGGCGGCGTCTCGATGGCAGGGGGCCCGGTCCTGGACCTCGCTATTCAGGCGCCGGGGCTGTACCGCGCTGTCGGTTCGTACAGCGGTTGCCCCCGGACCGTCGACGGATTGGGACAGACGGCGGTTCGATCGATGGTGGAAGTTCTCGGACGCGGCAACGTCCACAACATGTGGGGCCGGCCGGGCGGACCGCAGTGGGCTGCGCACGACCCGCTGGTCAACGCCGAAAAGCTCCGCGGCACACAGCTCTTCATCGCCACGGGTAACGGTATCCCGGGACCGGTGGACGGAATCAACTCGATTCCGGCCATTGCCGGCGTCATTCCCGGGGGCGTGCTCGAGGGAATCACTCAACTGTGTACTGCTGCGCTGCAGGGACGGTTCGCACAGCTCGGCATACCTGCGACCTTCAGCTACCGCCCCGAGGGCACCCACACGTGGGGGCTCTTCGAAGCCGACATGCGCGCGTCCTGGCCGATGATCGCGGGGGCGATCGGAGCATAG
- a CDS encoding LLM class flavin-dependent oxidoreductase — protein MTVPLSVLDLSPISEGSSARDALRNSLDLARSAETWGYKRYWVAEHHFVGVASSSPAVLIGLIAAATNTIRVGSAAVLLGNNTAAAVVEAFGTVDALYPGRIDLGIGRSGQRRVEALQAVAAGKAALGDVPTETVVRDGVVIPAPFDISGLLTSPRLQASFEALSFPGAQAPDFEKHVNDILGLLNGTHRSRDGIELHASPGEGADVEVWVFGSSAGPSAELAGKLGLPFGANYHVAPSSTLDAVEAYRAAFQPSETLAEPYVVVSADVVAAEDDATARELASTFGHWAHSIRSGAGAIPYPDPATALPLSEKNRAVVEDRLITQFVGSPSTVADRLDSLQKLTGADELVITGVTHRHEDRLRSYELLAREWGLPALLAA, from the coding sequence ATGACGGTGCCGCTGTCAGTTCTGGATCTGTCGCCGATCAGCGAGGGTAGTTCCGCGCGAGATGCGTTGCGAAATTCGCTGGATCTCGCCCGGTCCGCGGAAACCTGGGGATACAAGCGGTATTGGGTTGCCGAGCACCACTTTGTCGGTGTGGCGAGTTCGTCTCCGGCGGTACTGATCGGGCTGATAGCGGCCGCCACCAACACTATTCGCGTCGGCTCCGCTGCCGTGCTGCTGGGGAACAACACGGCAGCAGCGGTGGTGGAGGCATTCGGTACCGTCGACGCGTTGTACCCGGGCCGGATCGATCTGGGTATCGGTCGTAGCGGCCAGCGCCGGGTGGAAGCGCTGCAAGCCGTTGCCGCCGGCAAGGCCGCGCTAGGCGATGTACCGACGGAGACCGTGGTGCGTGACGGGGTGGTGATCCCGGCACCCTTCGATATTTCGGGACTGCTCACGTCACCGCGACTGCAGGCGTCGTTCGAGGCGCTGTCATTTCCCGGCGCGCAGGCACCAGACTTCGAGAAGCACGTCAACGACATCCTTGGCCTGTTGAACGGCACTCATCGCAGCCGTGACGGTATCGAATTGCACGCAAGTCCGGGCGAGGGCGCTGACGTCGAGGTGTGGGTATTCGGCAGCAGCGCCGGACCGAGTGCCGAACTCGCGGGAAAGCTCGGGTTGCCGTTCGGCGCGAATTACCATGTGGCGCCGTCGAGCACACTCGATGCGGTCGAGGCCTACCGCGCGGCCTTCCAGCCGTCGGAAACGCTGGCGGAGCCGTACGTCGTGGTCTCCGCCGATGTTGTCGCGGCGGAGGACGACGCAACAGCACGGGAGTTGGCGTCCACGTTCGGCCATTGGGCGCACAGTATCCGCAGTGGTGCCGGAGCAATTCCGTACCCGGATCCGGCGACGGCACTCCCGTTGTCGGAGAAGAACCGCGCGGTTGTCGAGGACCGGCTGATCACGCAGTTCGTCGGCTCGCCCAGCACTGTTGCGGACCGACTCGACAGTCTGCAGAAGCTGACCGGTGCGGACGAATTGGTGATCACCGGCGTCACTCATCGGCACGAGGACCGTCTGCGTTCGTACGAGCTGCTGGCAAGGGAGTGGGGATTGCCCGCCTTGCTGGCGGCCTGA